One Xyrauchen texanus isolate HMW12.3.18 chromosome 46, RBS_HiC_50CHRs, whole genome shotgun sequence DNA segment encodes these proteins:
- the LOC127638058 gene encoding C-C motif chemokine 22-like, with product MVYDTWRMRAVSSMLFLMLCCALQHTSAGPVAIETAQRNCCSKAATFIIPLTQLVSYYWTSSSCPTRHIVFITKSRKVCVNPDKDWVKRAINKLNSASKSPQ from the exons ATGGTGTATGATACTTGGAGAATGAGGGCTGTGTCTTCCATGCTGTTTCTGATGTTGTGCTGTGCTCTGCAACATACCTCGGCTG GTCCTGTTGCAATTGAAACGGCACAAAGAAACTGCTGCTCAAAGGCAGCCACATTCATTATACCTCTGACACAGCTGGTGTCTTATTACTGGACAAGTAGCAGTTGCCCCACCAGACACATTGT GTTCATAACTAAATCTAGGAAAGTCTGTGTGAACCCTGATAAAGATTGGGTCAAGCGGGCCATCAACAAACTGAACAGTGCTTCAAAATCACCACAGTAA